A stretch of Acidimicrobiia bacterium DNA encodes these proteins:
- a CDS encoding CsbD family protein encodes MSASDKIKNEVQDLKGKAKEAAGKATDDEDLEAKGQADQMKGSLKQAGEKVKDAFK; translated from the coding sequence ATGTCCGCGAGCGACAAGATCAAGAACGAGGTCCAGGACCTGAAGGGCAAGGCGAAGGAGGCCGCCGGCAAGGCCACCGACGACGAGGACCTCGAGGCGAAGGGCCAGGCCGACCAGATGAAGGGCTCGCTGAAGCAGGCCGGCGAGAAGGTCAAGGACGCGTTCAAGTAA
- a CDS encoding alpha/beta hydrolase-fold protein, which yields MTLRRRTVVVGVVVLAVVAAGAVSAVVATRGSGRTRSAASASTTSAPSGASTTTSVPHLSEHGTVQILHVPVPGDAGRKNDVYVYRPPVPDSPRLPVLYFLHGVPGHASDVFDAGLPGLMDTFFAQGNPPFVLVAPDGNGAHHDDTEWANARDGTDQIETFVTSNVISAVEGANRRDRTRRAIAGFSMGGYGAANLALRHPDLYDDTIPMAAYFHVDDPAGMFGGDLVTIAANSPELHLDAAHGHRIFIVDGDEDDERVVKGESLAAASTLMEDGVPVWFQSIPGSHSWQFVAAAFPSVERFLDGEWIRLHPPPPEIPVSLLPPSVTGHWTGTVDGAQLDVTLPAPADDATVRALDRLRRHARWPAVSYVRVVIANPRSGSRAYSLAKVSFVDANGVTIDANAPAFVALEWADRSNRTSVKNEAQALVPSLVGSTVVPPGTTREAILVTLGPVPSVSSVFAGDSFGSGTLAAAS from the coding sequence GTGACCTTGCGTCGCAGGACGGTCGTGGTCGGCGTGGTCGTGCTCGCGGTCGTCGCGGCCGGCGCGGTGTCGGCGGTCGTCGCGACACGCGGGTCCGGCCGCACGCGCTCCGCGGCGTCCGCGTCCACCACGTCGGCGCCGTCGGGTGCCTCGACGACGACCAGCGTCCCCCACCTGTCGGAGCACGGGACGGTCCAGATCCTCCACGTCCCGGTGCCCGGTGACGCGGGCCGGAAGAACGACGTCTACGTGTACCGGCCTCCGGTCCCGGACTCGCCCCGCCTGCCCGTCCTGTACTTCCTGCACGGCGTCCCGGGCCACGCGTCCGACGTGTTCGACGCCGGGCTCCCGGGCCTCATGGACACGTTCTTCGCGCAGGGCAACCCGCCGTTCGTGCTCGTCGCGCCGGACGGCAACGGCGCGCACCACGACGACACGGAGTGGGCGAACGCCCGCGACGGTACCGACCAGATCGAGACCTTCGTGACGAGCAACGTCATCAGCGCGGTGGAGGGTGCGAACCGTCGCGACCGGACACGCCGAGCGATCGCGGGCTTCTCGATGGGCGGCTACGGCGCCGCGAACCTCGCGCTCCGCCACCCCGACCTGTACGACGACACGATCCCCATGGCCGCGTACTTCCATGTCGACGACCCGGCCGGCATGTTCGGCGGCGACCTCGTGACGATCGCCGCGAACTCGCCCGAGCTCCATCTCGACGCCGCGCACGGGCACCGCATCTTCATCGTCGACGGCGACGAGGACGACGAGCGCGTCGTGAAGGGCGAGTCGCTCGCGGCCGCGTCGACGCTGATGGAGGACGGCGTGCCGGTGTGGTTCCAGAGCATCCCGGGATCGCACAGCTGGCAGTTCGTCGCGGCCGCGTTCCCGAGCGTGGAGCGGTTCCTCGACGGCGAGTGGATCCGCCTGCACCCGCCGCCGCCCGAGATCCCGGTGTCGCTGTTGCCGCCGTCGGTCACCGGGCACTGGACGGGGACGGTCGACGGCGCGCAGCTCGACGTCACGCTGCCCGCGCCCGCCGACGACGCGACGGTTCGCGCGCTCGACCGGCTGCGCCGCCACGCGCGCTGGCCCGCGGTGTCGTACGTGCGCGTCGTCATCGCGAACCCGAGGTCCGGGTCACGCGCGTACTCGCTCGCGAAGGTGTCGTTCGTCGACGCGAACGGCGTGACCATCGACGCCAACGCGCCCGCGTTCGTCGCGCTCGAATGGGCGGACCGGTCGAACCGCACGAGCGTCAAGAACGAGGCGCAGGCGCTCGTGCCGTCGCTCGTCGGCTCGACGGTCGTCCCGCCCGGCACGACGCGCGAGGCGATCCTCGTCACGCTCGGGCCGGTGCCCAGCGTGAGCAGCGTGTTCGCGGGTGACAGCTTCGGGTCCGGGACGTTGGCCGCGGCATCGTGA
- a CDS encoding DUF6458 family protein, with amino-acid sequence MGVGVGLFLFAAGAILTFAVEKTVNGIDLQTVGVILMIVGGLGVVLSLLFWSGGTPLRRRTTVYEDRAGGRRVYEERGDIL; translated from the coding sequence ATGGGTGTCGGTGTGGGGCTGTTCCTGTTCGCAGCGGGCGCGATCCTCACGTTCGCCGTCGAGAAGACGGTGAACGGGATCGACCTGCAGACCGTCGGCGTGATCCTCATGATCGTGGGTGGTCTCGGGGTGGTGCTGTCGCTGCTGTTCTGGTCGGGCGGCACGCCGCTGCGGCGGCGCACGACCGTGTACGAGGACCGCGCCGGCGGCCGGCGCGTCTACGAGGAGCGGGGCGACATCCTGTAG
- a CDS encoding iron-containing redox enzyme family protein has protein sequence MADERADSDRGRRGSRDVPLPSPRGPVSEAVLDAFRRPLGPVLVPALDVDDVLADDDVQLALTCSYELHYRSFAGVDPEWEWAPALLDLRRRLEQAVMQALVDLVGPPPRLHPRDVVPVLEGLAATDTGPSLSAWLLASGTREHMRELCVHRSAYQLKEADPHTWTIPRLRGRAKTAMVEIQRDEYGSGDADAMHAELFATTMRALALDSSYGAYLDVIPGPTLATVNLVTMLGLHRRWRGAAVGHLTLFEMTSVVPMGRYSAFLARLGVDDAARRFYDAHVEVDARHEQIALHAMADGFARDEPEHAGDVVFGARALVAVEHRFTDAVLGAWTAGSSSLLRPLPSEWDARAVSSE, from the coding sequence GTGGCGGACGAGCGAGCGGACAGCGACCGCGGCCGACGAGGGTCGCGCGATGTCCCGCTCCCGTCGCCCCGTGGTCCCGTCAGCGAGGCCGTGCTCGACGCGTTCCGGCGCCCGCTCGGTCCGGTCCTCGTCCCGGCACTCGACGTCGACGACGTCCTCGCCGACGACGATGTGCAACTCGCGCTGACCTGCAGCTACGAGCTGCACTACCGGTCGTTCGCGGGCGTGGATCCGGAGTGGGAGTGGGCGCCCGCGCTCCTCGACCTTCGCCGTCGCCTCGAGCAGGCCGTGATGCAGGCCCTGGTCGACCTCGTCGGTCCGCCGCCGCGGCTGCATCCGCGCGATGTCGTCCCCGTGCTCGAAGGACTCGCCGCGACGGACACCGGGCCGTCGCTGTCTGCATGGCTGCTCGCGTCGGGGACTCGCGAGCACATGCGGGAGCTGTGCGTGCATCGCAGCGCGTACCAGTTGAAGGAGGCGGACCCGCACACGTGGACGATCCCGCGGCTGCGAGGTCGCGCCAAGACGGCGATGGTCGAGATCCAGCGCGACGAGTACGGCTCGGGCGACGCCGACGCGATGCACGCCGAGCTGTTCGCGACGACGATGCGCGCGCTCGCCCTCGACAGCTCGTACGGCGCGTACCTGGACGTCATCCCGGGCCCGACGCTCGCGACCGTCAACCTGGTGACGATGCTGGGCCTGCACCGGCGCTGGCGCGGCGCGGCCGTCGGCCACCTCACGCTGTTCGAGATGACGTCGGTCGTCCCGATGGGCCGTTACTCGGCGTTCCTCGCGCGGCTCGGGGTGGACGACGCGGCCCGCCGCTTCTACGACGCGCACGTCGAGGTCGACGCGCGGCACGAGCAGATCGCGCTGCACGCGATGGCGGACGGGTTCGCGCGTGACGAGCCGGAGCACGCGGGCGACGTCGTGTTCGGCGCCCGCGCGCTCGTCGCCGTCGAGCACCGCTTCACCGACGCGGTGCTAGGCGCGTGGACCGCGGGGTCGTCCTCGCTGCTGCGGCCGCTCCCGTCCGAGTGGGACGCGAGGGCCGTCAGCAGCGAGTGA
- a CDS encoding glycosyltransferase family 2 protein, producing the protein MPALSYVIPVRATRPVDELTPYLAWLAREVDDVVVVDGSDAAVFAAHHHAWHASVRHVGVDADVASPMGKVGGVLTGLRLARHRHVIVADDDVRYDRETLARMEDLLRDAAVVRPQNVFASWPWHALWDAGRSLIARAFGGDWPGTLGVDRDLVLHAGGYAGDVMFENLELVRTIEAAGGRHVRADDVYVARLPPSTAQFVNQRVRQAYDELARPGRLAVQLALLPAVVLGGRRVALVVGATAIALAEIGRRRAGGAQHFRARATVLAPAWVAERAVTSWLAVASRLRHGGIRYGGTTLKRAATSRRDLARSIAARA; encoded by the coding sequence GTGCCGGCGCTCAGCTACGTCATCCCCGTTCGCGCGACGCGACCCGTCGACGAGCTCACGCCGTACCTCGCGTGGCTGGCGCGCGAGGTGGACGACGTCGTCGTCGTCGACGGGTCCGACGCCGCCGTCTTCGCCGCGCACCACCACGCGTGGCACGCGTCGGTGCGGCACGTCGGTGTCGATGCCGACGTCGCGTCGCCGATGGGCAAGGTCGGCGGGGTGCTCACCGGACTGCGACTCGCTCGTCACCGCCACGTGATCGTCGCCGACGACGACGTCCGCTACGACCGCGAGACGTTGGCGCGCATGGAGGACCTCCTGCGCGATGCCGCCGTCGTGCGCCCGCAGAACGTCTTCGCATCCTGGCCGTGGCACGCCCTGTGGGACGCCGGCCGCTCCCTGATCGCGCGGGCCTTCGGCGGCGACTGGCCCGGGACGCTCGGCGTCGACCGTGATCTCGTCCTGCACGCGGGCGGGTACGCGGGCGACGTCATGTTCGAGAACCTGGAGCTCGTGCGCACGATCGAGGCCGCGGGAGGGCGGCACGTGCGTGCCGACGACGTCTACGTCGCGCGCCTGCCGCCGTCGACCGCGCAGTTCGTGAACCAGCGCGTCCGCCAGGCGTACGACGAGCTCGCGCGACCGGGACGCCTCGCCGTGCAACTCGCGCTCCTCCCCGCCGTCGTGCTCGGCGGACGGCGTGTCGCGCTCGTCGTCGGGGCGACGGCGATCGCCCTGGCCGAGATCGGCCGCCGGCGAGCGGGCGGCGCGCAGCACTTTCGCGCGCGCGCCACGGTCCTCGCGCCCGCATGGGTCGCCGAGCGCGCGGTCACGTCGTGGCTCGCGGTCGCCAGTCGCCTGCGCCACGGCGGGATCCGCTACGGAGGGACGACACTGAAGCGGGCCGCGACATCACGACGTGATCTCGCGCGCAGCATCGCAGCGCGCGCGTGA
- a CDS encoding wax ester/triacylglycerol synthase family O-acyltransferase: MRRMGGQDAAFLYGETPSWHMHVSALMILDPSTTPGGWDFEKLRLHTAERLSLVPQFRLQLVDVPFGLDRPGWVEAADFDIDHHVRRIAVPAPGGPRELGDLAGRLTSYKIDRRKPLWELWVIEGVEGGRVALLYKVHHALVDGVSGMGLAEVSFDLEPEPATPPAAFEQSEKLTGDVHAPNVVERLALGMLNAVTRVPYRIARFGVQSVVQGVTAAGFLRRRPVAMPFQAPRTSLNGQFTPHRKLAYTTVPLERVKAVKHAYDVKLNDVVLALCAGALRRYLAKIGDLPDQPLLAQCPVSLRGGGDDEIGSKVGSMFVKLATDVADPEARLLAIHESTRDAKEIGQALSADKILGLTETTPPGLIGLAARMYTSMGLESRVPPPINVVISNVPGPPFPLYMAGARLESMYPMGPLLLGTGLNITVVSYNGSIDFGFLCCPEMLPEPTLVAEGIALALDELEEAARRRAPAEPATTPG; this comes from the coding sequence ATGCGGCGCATGGGTGGACAGGACGCGGCGTTCCTCTACGGCGAGACGCCGTCGTGGCACATGCACGTCTCGGCTCTGATGATCCTCGACCCGTCGACGACACCCGGCGGCTGGGACTTCGAGAAGCTCCGCCTGCACACAGCTGAGCGCCTCTCGCTCGTTCCCCAGTTCCGGCTGCAGCTCGTGGACGTGCCGTTCGGCCTCGACCGTCCCGGCTGGGTCGAGGCCGCCGACTTCGACATCGACCACCACGTGCGCCGGATCGCGGTCCCCGCGCCGGGCGGTCCCCGCGAGCTCGGCGACCTCGCGGGCCGGCTCACGTCGTACAAGATCGACCGGCGGAAGCCCCTGTGGGAGCTGTGGGTCATCGAGGGCGTCGAGGGTGGGCGCGTCGCGCTGCTCTACAAGGTGCACCACGCGCTCGTCGACGGTGTGTCCGGCATGGGGCTCGCGGAGGTGAGCTTCGACCTCGAGCCCGAGCCGGCCACGCCACCGGCCGCGTTCGAGCAGTCGGAGAAGCTGACCGGCGACGTGCACGCGCCCAACGTCGTCGAGCGGCTCGCGCTCGGGATGCTCAACGCGGTGACCCGCGTGCCGTACCGGATCGCGCGCTTCGGCGTGCAGAGCGTCGTCCAGGGCGTGACCGCCGCCGGCTTCCTGCGCCGGCGTCCCGTCGCGATGCCGTTCCAGGCCCCGCGCACGTCGTTGAACGGACAGTTCACCCCGCACCGGAAGCTCGCGTACACGACCGTGCCGCTCGAGCGCGTGAAGGCCGTCAAGCACGCGTACGACGTCAAGCTGAACGATGTCGTCCTCGCGCTGTGCGCGGGCGCGCTCCGTCGCTATCTCGCGAAGATCGGCGACCTGCCCGACCAGCCGTTGCTCGCGCAGTGCCCGGTGTCGCTGCGCGGCGGTGGTGACGACGAGATCGGCAGCAAGGTCGGGTCGATGTTCGTCAAGCTCGCGACCGACGTCGCCGATCCCGAGGCGCGCCTACTCGCGATCCACGAGAGCACACGCGACGCCAAGGAGATCGGCCAGGCGCTCTCCGCGGACAAGATCCTCGGGCTGACCGAGACGACGCCGCCGGGTCTCATCGGCCTCGCGGCGCGGATGTACACGTCGATGGGCCTCGAGAGCCGGGTCCCGCCGCCGATCAACGTCGTGATCTCGAACGTGCCCGGCCCGCCGTTCCCGCTGTACATGGCGGGCGCGCGCCTGGAGTCGATGTACCCGATGGGCCCGTTGCTGCTCGGGACGGGGCTCAACATCACCGTCGTCAGCTACAACGGCTCGATCGACTTCGGGTTCCTGTGCTGCCCCGAGATGCTCCCGGAGCCCACGCTCGTCGCCGAGGGGATCGCGCTCGCGCTCGACGAGCTGGAGGAGGCGGCGCGGCGGCGCGCGCCGGCGGAGCCGGCGACGACCCCTGGCTAA
- a CDS encoding alpha/beta hydrolase, whose translation MISWIYLGVSAWGLLFTISSLVRLRRPAFLLFPYFMGAWVTGELALFHVAWQAIATIVFVELGALGHWPGWLGLALAVCSWVGLAYDQRQAMRAPGALERALRAGLGDDYRNGIDQDLASKLATGLRFGALARPFHMRDRTVERITDIAYGDAGKRNLLDVYRLEQRPEQPMPVLVQVHGGGWVYGNKQQQALPLLYHLAARGWLCVSINYRLGPRATWPDPVVDVKRAIKWVREHVAEYGGDPNFVVLTGGSAGGHLASLAALSPNDPAFQPGFEDVDTTVDACVPLYGVYDVLDRHDSRVKRGMEWFLTKVLMKRSPDEDREMWDRASPVSRITPDAPPMFVIHGTYDSLVFIDDAHELVAELRAVSRNPVVYAEIPGAQHAFDTFHSVRADATVNAIGRFLAYVYSAHIAAARERAS comes from the coding sequence GTGATCTCCTGGATCTACCTGGGCGTCAGCGCCTGGGGCCTGCTCTTCACGATCTCGAGCCTGGTGCGCCTGCGCCGGCCGGCGTTCCTGCTGTTCCCGTACTTCATGGGCGCGTGGGTCACCGGCGAGCTCGCGCTGTTCCACGTCGCGTGGCAGGCGATCGCGACGATCGTGTTCGTCGAGCTCGGCGCGCTCGGCCACTGGCCCGGATGGCTGGGGCTCGCGCTGGCGGTGTGCTCCTGGGTCGGGCTCGCGTACGACCAGCGGCAGGCGATGCGTGCCCCCGGAGCGCTCGAGCGCGCGCTGCGGGCCGGGCTGGGCGACGACTACCGGAACGGGATCGACCAGGATCTCGCGTCGAAGCTCGCGACCGGTCTCCGCTTCGGCGCGCTGGCGCGCCCGTTCCACATGCGCGACCGGACGGTCGAGCGCATCACGGACATCGCGTACGGCGACGCCGGCAAGCGCAACCTCCTCGACGTCTACCGGCTCGAGCAACGGCCGGAGCAGCCGATGCCCGTCCTCGTCCAGGTCCACGGCGGCGGTTGGGTCTACGGCAACAAGCAGCAGCAGGCGCTCCCGCTCCTGTACCACCTCGCCGCGCGCGGCTGGCTCTGCGTGTCGATCAACTACCGGCTCGGCCCGCGCGCGACGTGGCCCGACCCCGTCGTCGACGTCAAGCGCGCGATCAAGTGGGTGCGCGAGCACGTCGCCGAGTACGGCGGCGACCCGAACTTCGTCGTGCTGACGGGCGGGTCCGCGGGCGGCCACCTCGCGAGCCTCGCCGCGCTGTCACCGAACGACCCCGCGTTCCAGCCCGGGTTCGAGGACGTCGACACCACGGTCGACGCGTGCGTGCCGCTGTACGGCGTGTACGACGTGCTCGACCGTCACGACAGCCGTGTCAAGCGCGGGATGGAGTGGTTCCTGACCAAGGTGCTGATGAAGCGGTCGCCCGACGAGGACCGCGAGATGTGGGACCGGGCGTCGCCCGTCTCGCGCATCACGCCCGACGCGCCGCCGATGTTCGTGATCCACGGGACGTACGACTCGCTCGTGTTCATCGACGACGCGCACGAGCTCGTCGCGGAGCTGCGCGCGGTGTCGCGCAACCCCGTCGTGTACGCGGAGATCCCGGGCGCGCAGCACGCGTTCGACACGTTCCACTCGGTGCGCGCCGACGCGACGGTCAACGCGATCGGTCGGTTCCTCGCGTACGTCTACTCCGCGCACATCGCCGCGGCGCGCGAGCGCGCGTCGTAG
- a CDS encoding MerR family transcriptional regulator produces the protein MTDEARYAIGEAAQRAGVSTRTLRYYQELGLLTPSGASPGGNRRYSEADVARLLRILELRNVMGFDLERIGDILRAEDRLAELRDEVQRGISRKRHQQIIREAIAINARMQEQVRSKLAQLDGFMTELQAKAERYREIARDLGVGDTDADLAASDR, from the coding sequence ATGACCGACGAGGCGCGCTACGCCATCGGGGAAGCCGCGCAGCGAGCCGGCGTCTCGACGCGCACGCTGCGCTACTACCAGGAGCTGGGTCTGCTCACCCCGTCCGGCGCCAGCCCGGGCGGCAACCGCCGCTACTCCGAGGCGGACGTCGCGCGCCTGCTGCGGATCCTCGAGCTCCGCAACGTCATGGGGTTCGATCTCGAGCGGATCGGCGACATCCTCCGGGCCGAGGACCGCCTGGCCGAGCTGCGCGACGAGGTGCAGCGCGGCATCTCGCGCAAGCGCCACCAGCAGATCATCCGCGAGGCGATCGCGATCAACGCGCGCATGCAGGAGCAGGTGCGCAGCAAGCTCGCCCAGCTCGACGGCTTCATGACGGAGCTGCAGGCGAAGGCCGAGCGCTACCGCGAAATCGCGCGAGACCTGGGTGTGGGCGACACCGACGCCGACCTCGCCGCATCCGACCGCTGA
- a CDS encoding YihY/virulence factor BrkB family protein, producing the protein MNAAERVVRAIDGLQQRSEPVAFVVGVVKKFGDDRGTMLSALLTYYGFMALFPMLLLATTILGYVGNRTIENSIIGQTLRQFPVYGEQIGRDAAHPLTGNVFGLVFGLLGLLYGSLGIAQSGQHAMSQIWNVPGVLRPGFIPRLGRSMLLYLTMAAAMLLSAAASVTVTIAGRGFVVRVLALLAALVINVVLYVGVFRVLTPREIALRDLVVGAVLGGVGYTILLTVGTALVQHQLRHAQAVYGQFGFVLGLIGWIYLVAQITLYAAEVNVVRERRLWPRGIVQPPLTDADKRVLHDIARQEERRPEQRVGVGFGPDAPAEAGRDADHPEPRKDPDH; encoded by the coding sequence ATGAACGCGGCCGAGCGGGTCGTCCGGGCGATCGACGGGCTCCAGCAGCGCAGCGAACCGGTCGCGTTCGTCGTCGGCGTCGTGAAGAAGTTCGGTGACGACCGCGGGACGATGCTGTCCGCGTTGCTGACGTACTACGGGTTCATGGCGCTGTTCCCCATGCTGCTCCTCGCGACGACGATCCTCGGCTACGTCGGCAACCGGACGATCGAGAACAGCATCATCGGCCAGACGCTGCGCCAGTTCCCCGTGTACGGCGAGCAGATCGGTCGCGACGCGGCGCATCCGCTGACCGGCAACGTGTTCGGGCTCGTCTTCGGGCTCCTCGGCCTGCTGTACGGATCACTCGGGATCGCGCAGTCCGGTCAGCACGCGATGTCGCAGATCTGGAACGTGCCCGGCGTCTTGCGACCCGGCTTCATCCCGCGGCTGGGACGTTCCATGCTGCTCTATCTCACGATGGCTGCCGCCATGCTGCTGAGCGCGGCGGCGAGCGTCACCGTGACAATCGCGGGACGCGGGTTCGTCGTGCGGGTGCTGGCGCTGCTCGCCGCGCTCGTGATCAACGTGGTGCTGTACGTGGGCGTGTTCCGCGTGTTGACGCCGCGCGAGATCGCGCTCCGGGACCTCGTCGTCGGCGCGGTGCTCGGCGGGGTCGGCTACACGATCCTGCTGACCGTCGGAACCGCGCTCGTGCAGCACCAGCTCCGGCACGCGCAGGCCGTCTACGGCCAGTTCGGCTTCGTGCTCGGCCTGATCGGCTGGATCTATCTCGTCGCGCAGATCACGCTGTACGCGGCGGAGGTGAACGTCGTGCGCGAGCGACGGCTGTGGCCGCGCGGGATCGTGCAACCGCCGCTCACCGACGCGGACAAGCGCGTGCTGCACGACATCGCGCGCCAGGAGGAGCGACGGCCGGAGCAGCGCGTCGGCGTCGGCTTCGGGCCCGACGCACCCGCGGAGGCGGGCCGTGACGCGGACCACCCGGAGCCCCGGAAGGATCCCGACCACTAG
- a CDS encoding hotdog domain-containing protein, with protein sequence MAATPVSHEFEDDRTPDPRARVSFIAEMGFHCSFHDDVIVGHSDAPASALLVPGSDVVRPSVMLTLADILIGSLANEAVLPRITMTADLNVRTLHPLAADKPFTGEARVLKSGRTTTLGEATFRSDGDAQPAVLSHGTFIASPRPQDTGFSLRSRGPLHAPPGTMTVPFARRVGCRRVGSGAAEIARRDDLLNPADTLQGGLVALVAEEAACALHDDAVPTALDVRYLSAIRVGPARATAVDLGPVTRVEVRDAGADARLAAVAVVRFREV encoded by the coding sequence ATGGCCGCCACGCCCGTCTCACACGAGTTCGAGGACGATCGCACTCCCGATCCGCGCGCGCGTGTCAGCTTCATCGCGGAGATGGGGTTCCACTGCTCGTTCCACGACGACGTCATCGTCGGGCACTCCGACGCACCCGCGAGCGCGCTGCTCGTGCCGGGGTCGGACGTCGTCCGCCCATCGGTCATGCTGACGCTCGCCGACATCCTCATCGGCTCGCTCGCGAACGAGGCGGTGTTGCCGCGCATCACGATGACGGCCGACCTCAACGTCCGCACGCTCCATCCGCTCGCCGCGGACAAGCCCTTCACCGGCGAGGCGCGCGTCCTCAAGTCCGGACGCACCACGACGCTCGGCGAGGCGACGTTCCGCTCCGACGGCGACGCCCAGCCGGCCGTGCTGTCGCACGGGACGTTCATCGCGTCGCCGCGCCCCCAGGACACCGGGTTCTCGCTCCGTTCACGGGGGCCGTTGCACGCGCCTCCGGGGACGATGACCGTGCCGTTCGCCCGGCGCGTCGGCTGCCGTCGTGTCGGCTCCGGCGCCGCGGAGATCGCGCGGCGCGACGACCTGCTGAACCCGGCCGACACGCTGCAAGGTGGGCTCGTCGCGCTCGTCGCCGAGGAGGCGGCGTGCGCGCTCCACGACGACGCGGTGCCAACCGCGCTCGACGTGCGCTACCTGTCCGCGATCCGCGTGGGTCCCGCGCGCGCGACGGCCGTCGATCTCGGCCCGGTGACGCGCGTCGAGGTGCGCGACGCGGGCGCCGACGCGCGGCTGGCCGCGGTCGCGGTCGTGCGGTTCCGGGAGGTCTGA
- a CDS encoding cupin has protein sequence MAERVLGDVATKLLFENDRVRVWEMRLAPGESSAVHRHDLDYLLVQIDGDRIAGIPEPDTGGRFDQPIEGEVHPGLTVFIERGGIETAKNTGTTPYHEILIELKD, from the coding sequence ATGGCGGAGCGCGTGCTCGGTGACGTCGCGACGAAGCTGCTGTTCGAGAACGACCGCGTGCGCGTGTGGGAGATGCGCCTCGCACCGGGCGAGTCGAGCGCGGTGCACCGTCACGACCTCGACTACCTGCTCGTCCAGATCGACGGCGACCGCATCGCGGGGATCCCCGAGCCCGACACCGGTGGCCGCTTCGACCAGCCGATCGAGGGCGAGGTGCACCCCGGGCTGACCGTGTTCATCGAGCGGGGCGGCATCGAGACCGCCAAGAACACGGGCACGACGCCGTACCACGAGATCCTGATCGAGTTGAAGGATTGA
- a CDS encoding oxidoreductase, whose product MSFRAFVAEQRDDGSVARGVRTLDESQLPAGDVTVRVEWSSVNYKDALATIPKGGVARVSPLVPGVDLAGVVTASDDAGITPGTRVVVHAYDLGVSHHGGFAELARAPSGWVVPLPDGLTTHDAMAIGTAGFTAALSVEALERHGLAPGDGPVLVTGATGGVGSTAVDMLAARGYEVAGSTGKAEEHAYLRGLGATEILDRSETSADTGKALERERWAGAVDCVGGSTLAYVLRTLRYGTAVAASGNTGGRELHTTVFPFILRNVALLGIDSVNTPIDVRRRVWQRLATDLRPRHLDDAIAHEVDLDGVESVLDDILHGRVRGRAVVRVAPQ is encoded by the coding sequence TTGAGCTTTCGTGCGTTCGTCGCCGAGCAGCGTGACGACGGATCCGTCGCGCGGGGCGTCCGCACTCTGGACGAGTCGCAGCTCCCCGCGGGCGACGTCACCGTGCGGGTCGAGTGGTCGAGCGTCAACTACAAGGACGCGCTCGCGACCATCCCGAAGGGCGGCGTCGCGCGAGTCTCGCCGCTGGTCCCGGGGGTCGACCTCGCCGGTGTCGTCACCGCGAGCGACGACGCCGGCATCACGCCCGGTACGCGCGTCGTCGTGCACGCGTACGACCTCGGCGTGTCGCACCACGGCGGGTTCGCCGAGCTGGCGCGCGCGCCGTCGGGCTGGGTCGTCCCCCTCCCCGACGGGCTGACGACCCACGACGCGATGGCCATCGGGACCGCGGGGTTCACGGCCGCGTTGAGCGTCGAGGCGCTCGAGCGCCACGGCCTCGCGCCCGGCGACGGGCCCGTGCTCGTGACGGGCGCGACGGGTGGTGTCGGGTCGACGGCCGTCGACATGCTCGCCGCACGCGGCTACGAGGTCGCGGGGAGCACGGGCAAGGCCGAGGAGCACGCGTACCTCCGCGGGCTCGGCGCGACGGAGATCCTCGACCGGTCCGAGACGAGCGCCGACACCGGCAAGGCGCTCGAGCGCGAGCGGTGGGCAGGCGCGGTCGACTGCGTCGGCGGCTCGACGCTCGCGTACGTGCTGCGCACGCTGCGCTACGGGACCGCGGTCGCCGCGAGCGGGAACACGGGCGGGCGCGAGCTGCACACGACGGTGTTCCCGTTCATCCTGCGCAACGTCGCGCTGCTCGGCATCGACTCCGTCAACACGCCGATCGACGTCCGGCGGCGCGTGTGGCAGCGCCTCGCGACCGACCTGCGCCCTCGACACCTCGACGACGCGATCGCGCACGAGGTCGACCTCGACGGCGTGGAGTCCGTGCTCGACGACATCCTCCACGGCCGCGTGCGCGGCCGCGCCGTCGTCCGCGTCGCGCCGCAGTAG